The Rhodocytophaga rosea genome has a segment encoding these proteins:
- a CDS encoding efflux RND transporter permease subunit translates to MWTRFAHIILKYRFPLIVSIGLLTIVMGFIGRKAELSYDFHSVVPADDPDYIYFQDFKRLFGEDSNIMAIGMKDSSVYTLENFKELKSLSDTIARMEGIITVLSLPRLQYLVKDTASKKLVPKALFGQFPQSQPQLDSLLRVANSLQFYKGQVINQQNGATILLVAIEKGMLNSQKRLALVQNIQELGDAFKDKTNISLHYAGVPYVRSIMSTKVKAELSMFLVLSVVATGIILFIFFRSFSAVIFPLIVIGVVVIWVLGTLVLFGFKVTLLTGLLPPIIVVIGIPNCIYLLTKYHQEIKTHGNKIKALSRIVRKIGIVTLMTNATTAVGFIVLGFANVAILREFGIVAGLNIFNTFVISLILIPAVFSYLPSPTAREIKHLDAKGLTSIIDFYNHIVHNRRPVIYTITTIIVIISLIGVFKIKALAYMVDDLPESSDVKKDLAFFESNFKGVMPLEIVVDTGKKKGILRLENLRKIEELEDTLSKITALSKPVSVISFVKASLQAFYNGNPDFYRLPTNQEKNFLIRYLSSQQDQSGLLKSFVDSTGQKVRISVKVADMGSIEMSKLVQQEINPAITKVLAGTDLKAEATGTTLLFIKGNQYLINNLQSSLALAFVLIALIMALLFRSIRMIIISLIPNIIPLLITGGLMGYFGIPLKPSTALIFSIAFGISVDDTIHYLARYRQELPLNKFNVSKAVSISLIETGASMMYTSIILFFGFIIFAFSDFGGTVALGMLTSTTLLCAMFTNLIILPSLLMSFDTGKIKKGEQGLIREYNEFYLEEEDEEIDIKLLEVRR, encoded by the coding sequence ATGTGGACCAGATTCGCCCATATAATTCTTAAATACAGATTTCCGCTTATTGTTAGTATTGGTTTGCTCACCATTGTGATGGGCTTTATCGGAAGAAAAGCAGAACTCAGCTATGATTTTCACTCCGTTGTTCCGGCCGACGACCCAGATTATATCTATTTTCAGGATTTCAAACGGCTTTTTGGGGAAGATAGCAATATAATGGCCATCGGCATGAAAGACAGCAGTGTATATACGCTGGAGAATTTTAAAGAACTGAAATCCCTCTCGGATACCATTGCCAGAATGGAGGGAATTATAACCGTACTATCACTTCCCAGATTACAATATTTGGTAAAAGATACAGCTTCCAAAAAACTGGTTCCTAAAGCATTATTCGGCCAGTTTCCACAAAGTCAGCCACAGTTGGATAGTTTACTTAGGGTTGCTAATAGTTTACAGTTTTATAAAGGTCAGGTAATCAACCAGCAAAATGGCGCCACTATTCTGCTGGTTGCCATAGAAAAGGGCATGCTCAATTCCCAGAAGCGCCTGGCTCTGGTACAAAATATTCAGGAACTGGGGGATGCGTTTAAAGATAAAACCAATATCAGCCTGCATTATGCCGGGGTTCCGTATGTGCGCTCCATTATGTCTACGAAGGTAAAGGCAGAGTTGTCGATGTTTCTGGTGCTGTCTGTTGTGGCTACTGGTATTATCCTATTTATCTTTTTCCGGTCTTTTTCTGCCGTTATTTTTCCTCTGATCGTAATAGGTGTGGTCGTAATATGGGTGCTTGGTACGCTGGTTTTATTTGGATTTAAAGTAACGCTACTCACGGGCTTATTGCCGCCGATTATTGTGGTAATTGGTATTCCAAACTGCATCTACTTGCTTACCAAATACCACCAGGAGATTAAAACACATGGCAATAAGATTAAAGCCTTAAGCCGGATTGTGCGTAAAATTGGTATTGTTACCTTAATGACCAATGCTACTACGGCTGTTGGTTTTATTGTACTGGGTTTTGCCAACGTAGCCATCTTGCGGGAATTTGGTATTGTAGCCGGGCTGAATATATTTAATACATTCGTTATAAGCCTGATTCTGATCCCAGCCGTATTTTCCTACCTTCCTTCACCTACGGCCCGGGAAATTAAACACCTGGATGCCAAAGGACTCACTTCGATCATTGATTTTTACAATCATATTGTACACAACCGCCGCCCAGTTATCTACACCATTACCACTATTATTGTAATCATTTCTTTAATTGGTGTTTTCAAGATAAAGGCGCTGGCATATATGGTAGACGATCTGCCGGAAAGCAGTGATGTAAAAAAAGACCTTGCTTTTTTTGAGAGCAACTTTAAAGGTGTAATGCCGCTGGAAATTGTAGTAGATACAGGCAAGAAAAAAGGCATTCTCCGTTTAGAGAATCTTCGTAAAATAGAGGAACTGGAAGATACTCTCAGCAAGATCACAGCGCTTTCCAAACCAGTATCGGTGATCAGTTTTGTAAAAGCTTCCTTACAGGCGTTTTATAATGGCAATCCGGATTTTTACCGCTTGCCTACTAACCAGGAAAAGAACTTCCTCATCCGTTACCTGAGCAGCCAGCAAGACCAGTCTGGCTTGCTCAAATCCTTTGTAGATTCAACCGGGCAGAAGGTGAGAATATCCGTAAAAGTGGCGGATATGGGTTCTATTGAAATGAGTAAACTGGTGCAGCAAGAAATCAATCCGGCGATCACAAAAGTATTGGCAGGAACAGATTTAAAAGCCGAAGCCACCGGAACTACCTTACTCTTCATCAAAGGGAATCAATATTTGATTAACAACCTGCAATCCAGTTTAGCGCTGGCTTTCGTGCTGATTGCCTTAATCATGGCTTTATTATTCCGTTCCATTCGGATGATCATTATTTCACTGATTCCTAATATTATACCACTGCTTATTACAGGCGGTTTGATGGGGTATTTTGGTATTCCGCTCAAACCCAGTACGGCGCTTATTTTCAGTATTGCCTTTGGTATTTCTGTAGACGATACCATCCATTATTTAGCCAGATACCGGCAGGAACTGCCTCTTAATAAATTTAATGTGTCCAAAGCAGTAAGTATCAGCTTAATTGAAACTGGTGCCAGCATGATGTATACATCTATTATCCTGTTTTTTGGTTTCATCATCTTTGCTTTTTCAGATTTCGGAGGAACTGTTGCCCTGGGCATGCTTACATCTACTACCTTATTGTGTGCCATGTTTACCAATCTAATTATTCTGCCTTCCTTATTAATGTCTTTCGATACCGGAAAAATTAAGAAAGGAGAACAGGGTTTGATCAGGGAATACAATGAATTTTACCTAGAGGAAGAAGATGAAGAAATTGATATAAAACTTCTGGAAGTAAGAAGATAA